GGGGGGGAAACGCAGGCTCGGCCGTCTTCGGTTTTTCAGGAACGGCCTTGGGCCGGGCAGGGGCGGGAGCTTTTTTCCCGGGGTCTACCGGCTTGGCCGGCAGGCGGTGCCCCAGCCGCAGCAGCCGGCTGCGGAAATCGACGTAGAACGCCCGCACCTCGGCCAGCACCGGCACCGGCATTTCGACCCGCACCAGCAGCTGGTCGAGGCCAAGACAGACGACCAGGAAGAGAAAACTCCAGAAGAGAAAAGAGCTCAGCCGTTTCATGGATGCCTAATGATGATGGTGGTCGGGGCCATGGTCGTGGTCATGTCCGCCATGGCCGTGAGTGCAGAGGCTGGAGCGGCGCTCCCGATGCTTGAGCTGCTGGATGACCGGGCCGGTGACGCAACGCGAGCATTCCCCCTGCAGGGTGGTGTGAGTGATGTGGTAGTCGTGGTCGAGCATCTGCTCGATCTCGCCGATGATCTCCCCCTGGCGCAGCCGGTAGTCGGGCAGGATGTCGATATGCGCCGACAGCGCCGTGATGTGCGAGCAGATCGACCAGACGTGCAGGTGGTGGATGTCGTTGACCCCGGCGACGGCACGCAGCTTCGCCACCAGTTCGTCCAACCTCACATGCGGGGGAACCCCCTCCAGCAGGATGTGCCCTGCCTCGCGCAGGATGCGGACCGATCCCCAGGCGATGACCAGGGCGATGCCCGCGGAGATGAGGGCGTCGACGACGTACCAGCCGGTGAAGAGCATGATCACACCGCCGGCAATGACACCCACCGAGGCGATGGCGTCGCCGATCACGTGCAGAAAAGCGCTGCGCACGTTGAGGTCGTCGTGCGAGTGGGAATGCAGGCGGCTGGCGGCGACCAGGTTCATCACCAGGCCGACGGTGGCGATGATGAACATCTCCTTGCTCTTGACCGCCTCGGGATGGAAGAAGCGCTCCCAGGCCTCGAAGAGGATGCCGGCGGCGATGACCAGAAGGGTGGCGCCGTTGATCAGCGAGGCGAAGATCTCCGCCCGGTGCCAGCCGTAGGTGCGCCGGTCGGTGGCGGGAAAGTTGGCCAGAACGATGGCCGACAAGGAGAGGACCAGGGCGAAGAGGTCCATGAATACGTGGGCGGCGTCGGAGAGCAGGGCCAGAGAGTTGGTCCAGAAGCCGCCCGCCACCTCGGCCACCAGGGTCACCGCGGTCAGGACAATGGCAAAACGGAAGCCGCGGGTGATGCTGCGGTCGAGGTGGTTGCCTTCGGTCATCCGTCGTTTCCTTCCTTTGCTGGGCTAAGGCCATGATAGCCAGAGCCGGCGGGAATGGCAAGGGGCTTGTCCGCGCCCGGGCCCCTCGCATTCGCTTAAAAAGCGGTGGTCGCCGGTTCCCTTTTGCGCCACCCTGTGCTATGTTTGCCTCCATTTCAGCGTTCAGGAGAGCAGCGCATGCCCGAAAAAGTCTACGACGTCCTCATCATCGGCGGCGGCCCGGCCGGCCTGACCGCCGGCCTCTACACCTCCCGCGCCAAGCTCGACACCCTGCTGGTGGAGCGGATGATCATGGGCGGCCAGGTCATGACCACCACCAAGGTGGAGAACTACCCCGGCTTCCCCGGCGGCATCGACGGCCCCGACCTGATGGTCCGCTTCCAGGAGCATTGCCAGGAGTTCGGCCTGCAGGTGGAGTACGGTGAGGTGGAAAACCTGATCGACCACGGCGCCGAAAAGGTGGTCGTGGTCGACGGCCGCGAGGTGCGGGCTCGCTGCGTCATCGTCACCACCGGCGCCGAGCCGCGCAAGTTGGGGATTCCCGGCGAGCAGGAGCTGACCGGCCGCGGCGTCTCCTACTGCGCCACCTGCGACGGCGCCTTCTTCCGGGGCGTCCCGGTCGCCATCGTCGGCGGCGGCGACACGGCCGCCGAGGAGGCGCTCTTTCTCACCCGCTTCGCCAGCAAGGTTTTCCTCATTCACCGCCGCGACCAGCTGCGCGCCACCAAGGTGCTGCAGGACCGGCTGGCGGCCAACGAGAAGATCGAGATCCTCTGGAACACTCTCGTCGAACGGGTCGAAGGGGATGCCTCGGGACTGAAGGCGGCCGAGATCAAAAACCTGGTCAGCGGGGAGCGGTGTCCCCTGCCCCTCGAAGGGCTCTTCGTCGCCGTCGGCGTCACCCCCAAGGCGCACTTCCTGGCCGACGTGCTCACCCTGGATGCGGACGGCTACATCCTGACCGACGCCGAGTGCCGCACCTCGATACCCGGAGTCTTTGCCGCCGGCGACGTGCGCAAGAAGATTCTCAAGCAGATCGCCACCGCCGTCGGCGACGGCGCGGTGGCCGCCATCATGGCCGAGAAGTACCTGGAGGACCTGGAGGGATAATTGCTGCCGGGCAACGCCCGGCACGCAGACAAGGAGGGGGGAAGCATGCTGGCCAAGGTACTGTCCGGAGCGTTGATCGGAATCGACGCCTACCCGGTGGAAGTGGAAGTCGATATCGCCCAGGGGCTGCCGCAGTTCTCGACAGTGGGCCTGCCGGAGGGGGCGGTCAAGGAGAGCAAGGACCGGGTCAAGTCGGCGATCAAGAACTCGGGCTACGAGTTTCCGGCCCGCCGGATCACCATCAATCTCGCCCCGGCCGACATCCGCAAGGATGGCGCCGCCTTCGACCTGCCGATGGCGGTGGGGCTGCTCACCGCCACCGGGGCGCTCAAGCCGGCCCGCCCCGGGCGCTACGTGCTGATGGGAGAACTCTCCCTAGACGGCCGGGTCAAGCCGGTCAAGGGTGCCCTGCCGGTGGCGGTCGCCGCCCGAAACTGGGGCGTCGCCGGCCTCATCCTCCCCGAGGAGAACGCCGCCGAAGGGGCGATCGTCGATGCGCTGCCGGTCTACGGCGTACGCGACCTGGGGGAGGCAGTCGCCTTCCTCAGCGGCGAAAAGGAGCTCGACCCCTGCCGGGTCAACGCCCTCGAGCTCTTCTCCCGGGCCGCCGTCCACTGCGAGGATTTCGCCGAGGTCCGCGGCCAGGAGCACGTCAAGCGGGCCCTCGAGGTGGCCGCGGCCGGCGGGCACAATCTCCTGATGGTCGGCCCGCCCGGCAGCGGCAAGACGATGCTCGCCCGAAGGCTCCCCAGCATCCTCCCCGCCCTCTCCTTCCCCGAATCACTGGAGACGACCAAGATCCACTCCATTGTCGGCCTGCTGCCGCGCCAGAACGCCCTGGTTGCGGTGCGCCCTTTCCGCAGCCCGCACCACACCGTCTCCGACGCCGGCCTGATCGGCGGCGGCACCCTCCCCCGTCCCGGCGAGGTGTCGCTCGCGCACAACGGCGTCCTCTTCCTCGACGAGCTTCCCGAGTTCAAGAAAAACGTCCTGGAAATGCTGCGCCAGCCCCTGGAGGACGGTCAGGTCACCATCAGCCGCGCCGTCCAAAGCCTCACCTACCCCGCCTCCTTCATGCTGGTGGCGGCGATGAACCCCTGCCCCTGCGGTTTTCTCGGCGACAGCCAGCACGCCTGCTCCTGCACTCCGCCGCTGCTTCAGCGCTACCGCACCCGCCTCTCCGGCCCCCTGCTCGACCGCATCGACCTGCACGTCGAGGTTCCGCGCGTCCCCCATAGGGACCTGGCCGACCCGCGCGACGGCGAGCCGAGCGAAAGAATCCGCGCGCGGGTCGAGGCCGCCCGGGCCATCCAGTCCGAGCGCCTCGCCCCCTTCGGCCTGCACGCCAACGCCCGCATGGCCTCCCGCCATATCCGCAAGTTCTGCCCGCTCGACGCCGCGGGGCAAAAGCTGCTGGAGGTGGTCACCGACCGTCTGGGACTTTCCGCCCGCACCTACACCCGCATCCTCAAGGTCGCCCGGACCATCGCCGATCTGGCCGGCAGCGAGGCGATCCAGCAGGCGCACCTGGCCGAGGCGATCCAGTACCGCAGCCTTGATCGGCGGGTGCAGTAAGGACAGCGGTAGCAGCCTTCCATCGCACAGGAAAAGCGCGCCCTCCATATCGACGGAGTGCACGCTTTTTCTGCTTGCTTCGGCTATTCATTGATTTCCTCTTTGAACTTCTCGCCAGTCGAAGAGCCGGAGGATAGCCCCTGGCCGCATCCAGATAAGCATGAGCGTCTGGAAAGGAGCGATGCCTGACGAGAAGTGGCGTCACCGCCCCTCCCCCCCGTTCGCCCGCCGAAGACCTCGGTGCGTCGGACTACCTCCATTTCCAGGTTTTCGTTCAGCAGGCGCAGCCGCTCCTCACTTTCCCGAAGTTTGCAGGTCGCCATCCGCCCCGAGAAACTGTTTCCAGAAAAATTGCAGGGTACCCTTGGGCTGCTGACGCAGGGGCGCCGAATCAAGGCTGTTGGCCAGTGACTCGATGGCGAGAGACGATCTCCCCCCGGGATAAAGCTCGACCACTGTTTTTTGCCGGCGCAGCGCTTCGGGCATCCGTTTGTCGGCGGTGATACAGCCCAGAAAATCGATGGAGATGTCCAGGTAGCGATGAGATACCATGGTCAGCTTCTGGAACACCTCGAGCCCCTCCTCGCTGCTGCCGGCAAAGTTGACGACCAGGTAAAACTGCTTCTGGTCATAACGGGTGGAGAGCAGTTTCATCAGGGTGTAGGCGTCGGTGATGGCCGTCGGATCGGGCGTGGTCACCACCAGAATGTCCTGGGCGGCGGCGTTGAAATAGGTGACGTTTTCGGAAATCCCCGACTCGGTATCGATGAGCACTACGTCGAATTCCCCGTGCAGAGTGCCGAGCTCTTCGAGGAAATGCATTTTCATCCCGGCATCGAGATGGGTGAAACGCTGGATACCGGAGCCGGCCGGCAGAATCTTGATTCCCCGCGGGCCGTCGGCGATGATCCCCCGCAGGCTCTGCTCGCCGTTGAAGAAATTGTTGAGGTTATAGCGGGGGGCGAGCCCGAAGATGACATCGATGTTCGCCAGACCCAGGTCGGCATCGATGACCAGCACCTTCTTGCCCTTTTTCGCCAGAACCATGGCCAAGTTGGAAACGATAGCCGTTTTCCCCACCCCCCCCTTGCCGCTGGTCACGGAAAACACCCGGGTGAACCGCTTTTTCTCTTGCCTCTCCTGCGAGCCATCAGCGGGACGACCGCGACGGGAGCGGAGGGTTTGGGCCTGGTCTTGATGTTCAATTGGCACATTCATGACAACACCCTTTATGCGTGGACCATTGCGTAGTCGACCGTCAGTCTGGCCAAGGTGGAAGTCTTGCCGCCCCCCCATCTCCCCGTTGCGAAGAGTGCGGGTGGACAGGGTCAGGGCATCGGCCCCAACGTTTTCTTGACCATTTTCAGGGCCGAGGACATTTCCTCCGCTTCGAACACTTTCACCAGAATGGACATTCACCGTTCCCAGAGATCGGACTTTCAGGTTGGCAGCGATTTCATTGTGCTCGAGAACCACCAGGCTGGGCAGGTAGCGCTCGGTCAACTATTTGACATGGGGTCAGATTGTTGGCGTGCACAGCAACTCCGGAGACCTCCCGCCGCTGAACTTCTGCATCCCCGCCCTCAAGCGGACGAACTCGATTAACAGCTCAGGATCGCGGGTGGCGGGAGCCCAGCCTGCCAGGGTCTCGAGGATTGTCCGGATATCCCGGATGGAGACGTGCTCGCGTAAGAGATTCTGCAGTTCTCGCAAGATGGTTCCCAGCGACATGAGCTCCTTGACCCGCATCGGATAGCCCTTGGAAACGTTATCCAGCAAGTTTTGGGCCTCTTGTCGCCCGATCAGCTCAATAGCGTTTTTTTGATGATTACGCTGGAGACCAAAACCCGGCTCCCTCTGGTTTTGATACTTGCCGACCAAGGGTGTGATCCGCAACGCAGCGGGGTAGCGCCTTGGAACCGACGAGCCTCGGATTTCAGGATGACGCCAGGGTGTTCCTGCAGGACAGGGAGGTAAGAGGGATTTTTCTGGTCATGCGTGAGGTGACGGAGGGAGAATTTGCCACCCCCATGAGGGATCCGGTCCGCAGCCAGGGAGGGCCTGGCGTTTTGTAGATGTGGCTACAGGGTGATTTCGAGCTGCTTCTTCTTGATCTTCTCCAGCAAGGTGGTGCGATTGAGGCTTAGCAGCAGGGCCGCCTCCTTCTTGTTGCCGCCAGTCACTTCCAGCGCCTGAAGAATAAGGCGTGCCTCGAACTCTTCCACCAGGGCATTGAAATCTATTCTGCCCCCCTGCTGAAGGAGGTACACCTCGGGGGGCACGGAGTTTTCTTCGTTAGCAGGCGTTGCCGGCACCGGACGGTCCATATGGGCGACGTACTTCTCAGGCAGGTCCTGCAGAGTGGCCATGGCGCCACCATGCAGAATGGCCATGCGCTGCACCAGATTTTCCAGTTCCCGCACGTTCCCCGGCCACGAATAGTTTATCAATCCCTCCAGGGCTTGCGGTTCAAACCCCAGAAATGCGTTCTGCCGGTTTCGGTTGAAGGCCTGAACGAACTTGTCGATCAGCAGGTGGATATCTTCCTTGCGTTCCCGCAGTGGTGGGATATGCAAAGGCATGACACTGAGGCGGTAATAAAGATCCTCCCGGAAGGTCCCATCGGCCACCGCCTTCTCCAGATCGCGGTGGGTGGCGGCGATGACCCGCACGTCGACCGGTACCGGCTTGACGCCGCCGAGCGGTTCGAACTCCTTTTCCTGCAGCACGCGCAGCAGCTTCGCCTGCAGGGAAGGCTTCATGTCGCCGATCTCGTCGAGGAAAAGTGTTCCGCCATCGGCATACTGTACCCGCCCGATTTTGGAGGCGGTGGCGCCGGTAAACGCCCCCTTGACATAGCCGAAGAGCTCGCTCTCCAGAAGTTCGTCGGGGATGGCGGCGCAATTGACGGGGACCAGGTTCTTTCCCTGTCGCGGTCCGCGACCATGAATGGCTCGGGCAACCAGTTCTTTGCCGGTGCCGGTTTCCCCCTGGATCAACACAGTACTGCGATCGTCTTCGGCCACTTTTTCGATGATGTCGAACAGCCTCCGCATCGGTGCCGAAACACCGAGGATGCCGTGGCAGCCTTCCGACTTGCGGAATTTCCGACCCTGCTGCGCCCGGTGAACGAGCAGATCATAAAACTGCAAGCCCCGAGCAGCAGAAATGACCACCTCAGTCAGGTCGTAGGGCTCTTTGATGGTCGAAAACGCGCCGTTCCGCATGGCCTCGACGCCGGCTTCCCATGCCCCCTCGGGAACACAGACGATAGTAGCCGTCTCCGGATTGAGTTGACGGGTTGCCCGCTGCAGGTCAAGCCCTTTTTTTTCCGGCAGAAAGAGGTCGGTTATCAACAGACAGACCGGTTCCTTCTTCAGCATCACCTGGGCGCTGGCAGGGTTTTCCGCCTCCAGCACCACGCACTCGATTTCCTGGCGCAGGAGAGCGGCCAGGCGCTCCCGCACATGCTTATCGGCCTTGACTATCAGGATAGAGCGCATCGCCATTGATTATCTTTCTGCTCCGGAAGAAGGCTTAAATATGAGTCGATTCTTCAAATCTCTATTTTAGGGGGATTTAATTTAACTGCATTTTGCTGAAAAAACAAGGATGGAGCGCAGACGAACGGCTCAACCGGCCTGCCCCAGTCTTGTCTCCGTTTCGGCAGCGATGCGCCGGCTCAGCTCTGCCAGCGCCCGGCCCATCGCCTCGACCGTCCCGCCCGCTCCCCCGCCGCGAACCGGCTCGACGATGGCTTCCTTACCCACCGACAGGAGTTCCCCCTTCTGCTTGCCGTGCAGCGTCCAGAAGACGTCGAGCACCACCGTCTGCTGGTCGGTCCCCTCGAACCGCAGGACCGAAACCTGGACCCGGCCATCGGCGCGGGCCGTCGCTTCCCACGGGAGCACCAGGTACCCTTCCTGGCCGAGCAGGGCGGCGAGGTTGTCGACGAGAGCCCGGGCGAGGTCCCTCTGCAGCGAGCCGGCCCAGCGGTCGACCTCCAGCAGGGCTATGCTCGTCGCTCCGTCGCGCCGGACGATCTGGGGCCGGTCGAGGTAGTCGGCGATCTCGACCGGGCCGACGGCGATGATCCCCCGCCGCTCTGCCACCTCCTTCGCCGCGGAACTTTCTCCCGCCGGCACCGAGGGCAGGGAGTGATAGCGGACCGCCGGGCTGCTGCCGCAGGCGGCAAGGCCGAGCAGCAACACGGCGCAGAGGGCCGTGAACTGGGGATATGAACAGCGCAGCATCTCCTACTCTCCTTTCAGGGCACCCTTGCCCCGCAGCAGGGCCTCGGGATGCCGCTCGAGGTAATCGACCAGGGTATTGACCGCGCGGGCCGCCGCCGCCGTCTCCTGCAACGCCCGCTGAAGCTGGTAGGTCGACCGCTCGTCCGATGCCGTCTGCCGCACCGCCTCGAGGGCCTCCTGGGTTTTGTCGAAAGTGGCGCGGGCCTCGACCAGGGTCTCGTTGATATTTCTGGCCATCTCGCCCGTGGCCCCTTCCTCCATCGTCAGGAATTTCTCCATCTGGTTGAGGGCTTTGGTGGCGGCTGCCGTCGTCCTGCGGCCTTCCTGCCCCAGAGCCCTGATTTCCCCATCCAGCGTGCGGACCACCTCCTGCACCTCCCTTGCCGTGGTGCCCAGGGAGCTGACGGCCGCATGCAGTTCGGGGGAGTTGGCCAGGCGGTCGACCCCCTCCATGGCCGAGTGCATCTTTTCGACCAGCTCCTCCAGGGGGAGTTCGGCAAGGGTCTTCTGCAGCTCTTCGGTCTTGGAGAGGATAGAGGGAATTTCCGGGCGCGCCGACTCCTTGCCCCGCAGCACCACGGGGGAACCGGGAAAGAAGTCGAGATAGACGGCAAGCTGGCCGGTGACGATGCTCTGCATCTGCAATTGCGCCCGCAGCCCCTTCGCGATCAGTTCCTGGAGATATTTCCGGTCCATTCCCTCCCCCTGGAACGTATCCTTCTCGACGTCGATGATGATCGGGATGATTACCACCATCTGCTGTGGGTCGAAGGCGATCTGGATGTCGGTGACCGTACCGATCTTCACCCCCCGGAACATGACCGGCGAGCCGACGCTGAGCCCCTTGACCGAGCCTTCGAAGTAGACCACGAATTTCCAGGTGTCGGCGAAGAGCTTGCCCGAACCGAAGATCAGCACCCCGACCACCAGCAGGACGAGCGCTCCCAGGACAAAGGCTCCGATGACCACCTTGTTCGCTTTGCCGTTCATCTTCTCCGTCCAGCCTCCCATGGTTTGCGCACACGATTATCCCTACAGCGAACCGCCCGGAGCCGGCGGGATCGGCCGGCCGGCGGCTGCCCCGCGCGTCAGGAAATTCCTCACCTTCGGGTCGTCGGTCTCCGCGAGGAGTTTTTTCGGGTCGCCCGCGGCGATCATCGTCCTGGTCTCCGGGTCGAGAAAGACCGAGTTGGTGCCGATGGCGAAGATGCTCGCCAGTTCGTGGGTAACCACCACGACCGTCGCTCCCAGGCTCGCCCGCAGCTCGAGAATGAGGTCGTCGAGCAGGTGCGCGCTGATCGGGTCGAGGCCGGCAGAGGGCTCGTCGAAGAAGAGGATGTCGGGATCGAGGGCCATCGCCCGCGCCAGTCCGGCCCGCTTCTTCATGCCGCCGCTCAGTTCGCTGGGATAGTAGTCTTCGAACCCCGCCAGCCCCACCAGCGCGAGCTTGAGGGAGACCCGCTCGCGGATCTCCTCCCGCGGCAACAAGGTGTATTCCTCCAGCGGCAGAGCCACGTTCTCGGCCAGGGTCATCGAGCTCCAGAGGGCGCCGCCCTGGTAGAGGACGCCGAAGCGGCGCAGGATCTCCCGTTGCCGCTCCGGCGCCGCCGCCCAGAAATCCTCTCCCCCGTAGAGCACCTGCCCCTGTGCCGGCGGCATCAGGCCGACGAGGTGCCGCAGCAGGGTGCTCTTGCCGCAGCCGCTTCCCCCCATGATGATGAAGATGTCCCCGCGGTCGACGGTGAAGCTGAGGTCCCGCTGGATGACCTCGGGGCCATAGGCCATGGTCAGGTCCCGCACCGCGATGCAGGGAGATCCCTTGTCGATTTCAACGGTCATCCACATGTCCTGTAGGCCTTATTTGTCCCATGAGTCCCATGTCATATCCCCAGCACGTTGCACATCAGGGTGATGACACCGGTCGCGACAACGATGCTGACGATGCCGGAGACGACGGCCGAAGTCGTGGCGGCGCCCACGGCCGAAGCGCTGCGGCCGCACTGCATGCCGCGCAGGCAGCCGCACAGTGCCACCAGCACCCCGAAGACGGCACTGTGAAACAGGCCGACCCAGAAGTCCTTCAACCGCACCGTGGCCTGCGTCATGTTGACGTATTCCATGACGTTGAGGTCGAGCATGAAGACCCCGACAAAGAGGCCGCCGAGGATTCCCATGAGATCGGCGTAGAGGCAGAGCAGCGGCATCATCAGGCTGAGGGCGAGCAGGCGGGGAAGGACCAGGAACTCGAAGGGGGAGAAGCCCATGGTCGCCAGGGCGTCGATCTCCTCGTTCACCTGCATGGTGCCGAGCTCGGCGGCAAAGGCGGCGCCGGTGCGGCCGGCCATGATGATTCCGGTCATGATCGCCCCCATGACCCGGACGACGGCGATGCCGACCAGGCTGGCGACGTAGATCTCGGCACCGAACATGCTCAGCTGGACCGCCCCGACGAAGGCCAGGATCAGGCCGACCAGGACGCTGATCAGCGAAACGATGGGCAGGGCATGCGAACCACAGTCGCGCATGATGGTGAAGAGGTCGGCCCGGCGGAACCGCGCCCGCCCGGTCAGCAGCCGGCCGAAGGCGACGGCCGCCTCACCGATAAAGGCGGCCATCGCCAGGTTCTGCTGCCAGGCACCGACGGCGAGGTCTCCCAGGTGCTCGAGAAAGGGGACGGGCGCCGGCTTCTGGTGCGCCCCGACGTGCTCGGGAACCGCCGTGGCGAGGGCAATCAGCCGCCGCACCCCCTCCGGGAGTTCCGTCTCGTCGACTGCAACCTGCCGCTCGGCGCAGACCTTTCCGACCATCAGCACGAAGGTGAGCAGGCCGCTGTCCCAGGCGCCGAGCTGCCGGGCATCGAAGGTGAGACGGCGGACGGCGGGCGCCGCCGCCAGCTCCTGCCGCAGTTGGTCGGCCGTCACCGGCCGGCGGCAGCCGGTCCAGGCACCCGCCAGCTGCAGGCGCAGTTCACCCGCGACAGGGCGGCTGAAGACCGAACCGTCTTCGGCCCCTCCCCTTTCCGGCATCTCCCGGCGACTCGCCGCTTTTCCTTGTCTCATCGGCTATCCGTCATCCCGGCCGGCGAGGACGTCTTTCCGCGCCCATCGTCGAACCGCTGGCTGAACCGCCTGGCAATGCCCGGGTCCTCTTCAGACTCGGCCACCTTTCCGGTTTCAGGTTGCAGGGTAAATAATTTACTTTTTAATTAACTTTTGCAATCCCTGATATCAGATGGCGGTGGATTGTCAATCGCCCTGCTCCCCAGGGGTGACCCCTCGCCTGCCCGGCTGGGGCCAAAGCCCTGGAGAAACTGAGCGCCGCTGGCAAATGCTTCCGGGCACGCTTGAAACCGCAAGGCAATGATTTATAGTGATAAGAATTTTCTAAACGCTCAAGCAAAAAATAGAGCGACTGCATCTGCCCTGCCCGATAGCTGACACCTGAATAGGTCCGGACCAAACAGAGGAGGTAACGATGGGAGCGAAAGTTGCGATCAACGGCTTTGGCAGGATCGGCCGACTGGTGCTGATGGCCATGGCCGAGCAGGGACTCATCGGCAGAGAGATCGATCTCGTCGCGGTGGTCGACGTCAGCACCGATGCGCAGTACTTCGCCTATCAACTCAAGTACGACTCGGTGCACGGCCGTTTCCAGGGGGAACTGGCCACGGCGAAGAGTGGTCCCTCCCTGGCGGAGGACGACCTGCTGATGGTGAACGGCCACCGCATCCGCTGCGTGGCGGCGGCCAAATCGCCCGATCTCCTCCCCTGGCGGCAACTGGGAGTCGACTTCGTGGTCGAAGCAACCGGGCTGTTTACCGACTCCGCCACGGCCGGTCTGCACCTTGCGGCCGGGGCGAAAAAAGTCATCATCAGCGCCCCCGGGAAAGGGGAGGTGAAGACCCTGGTGATGGGGGTGAACGAAGGGGAGTACGATCCGGGGAGCCACCACGTCGTCTCCAACGCCTCCTGCACGACCAACTGCCTGGCCCCGCTGGTGCACGTGCTGCTCAAGGAGGGGCTCGGCATCGAAACCGGGCTGATGACCACCATCCATTCCTATACGGCGACGCAGAAAACCGTCGACGGCCCCTCGAAGAAAGACTGGCGCGGCGGCCGGGCGGCGGCCATCAACATCATCCCCTCGACCACGGGGGCGGCCAAGGCGGTGGGGGAGGTGCTGCCGGCGGTGAAGGGGAAGCTGACGGGAATGTCCTTTCGCGTCCCCACCCCCGACGTCTCGGTGGTCGACCTGACCTTCCGCACGGTGCGGGAGACCTCCATCGAGGAGATCGACGCCCTGATGAAGAAGGCGGCAGAAACCTACCTCAAGGGCTACCTCGAATATGCACAGGAAGAACTGGTCTCCACCGACTTCATCCACTCGGCCAGCTCCTCCATCTACGACTCCCTCGCCACCGTGCAGAACAACCTCAAAGGCGAGAAGCGATTCTTCAAGATCGTCTCCTGGTACGACAACGAATGGGGCTACTCGCACCGGGTGGTCGATCTGCTGCGGTACATGATCGCCAGGCAAAACTGAAGCCCAAGGTGTTCTTGGTTGACAGCGCGGCGGAAACGGCGGGCTGTCGACCGAGAGCAACCCTTCCTTCTCCAATTTCGCTCGACCGGATGACCGCCTCCACGCTCTCCGCCATGACGGTTCCGCCGATCTCCATTTCGAGCAGGCCCGACCAGATCAGCTGAACGGCGACTCGATCGCGCCCGGCCGGTTCATCCAGTGCCCCCCAAGCTGCAAATCAGCAACCGACCTGCATGTCACGCTGGCAGCCTGGCCGGCTCAGTCTTCAACCTCGAACTGCCGGAACTGGGTGTTCAGCATCCGCACCAGCTCGTACTCGAAGGGGGAGCCGGTGCCGTGGTAGCGGAAGGGAATCCGCTTGCGCTTGTCGACGGCGTACATAATGTTGAATGGAACCTCGTACGGCTCATTATGGTCGAAGTTGAGGGGGTCGATGGCGTTGAAAGCGACCGCGTCGACGACCAGCCCGGCCGTGTCGCGGATGTTGCTCGGCCCGGCAACCGGCAGCACCACGTAAGCGCCGGTGCCCACCCCGTAGTGGCCGAGGGTCTGGCCGAAGTCCTCCTCCTGACGGAGCAATCCCCAGCTTGTGGCCGGGTCCCAGAGGCCGGCGATGCCGACCGTGGAGTTGACGACGAATCTGGCCGCGGTAATGCCGGTCTTCTTGAGCTTGAATTGCAGCAGGCTGTTGGTAAAGGTCCCGATTTCATAAATGTTGTCGTAGAAGTTCGAGACCCTCTGCTCGGCGTAGTCCGGCATGATGAAAGCGTACCCCTTGACCACCGGCAGAAAAAGGTACTTGTCGAAGTAGTAGTTGAAGCGGTAGGTGCCGCGGTTGAAGCCCTCCATCGGGTCGTTCATCAGCAGCATCGGCGGCTGCCCCGGGGGGATCTTGACCACCTCCTCATAGCGCCGCAGCGGCGCCTGGCTGTCAGGACCGGTCACCGGGACGGTGCTGCAGCCGGCAAGAAGCGAAAGTGCAGACAGGAGCAGAGCGGCCAGCAGCGTGCGTTTCGTCTTGGCCATGGTCACTGCTCCTTTCCGGTCAGAAAATCCGTCATGAACCGCACCACGTCCGGGTGATT
This window of the Desulfuromonadales bacterium genome carries:
- a CDS encoding YifB family Mg chelatase-like AAA ATPase — its product is MLAKVLSGALIGIDAYPVEVEVDIAQGLPQFSTVGLPEGAVKESKDRVKSAIKNSGYEFPARRITINLAPADIRKDGAAFDLPMAVGLLTATGALKPARPGRYVLMGELSLDGRVKPVKGALPVAVAARNWGVAGLILPEENAAEGAIVDALPVYGVRDLGEAVAFLSGEKELDPCRVNALELFSRAAVHCEDFAEVRGQEHVKRALEVAAAGGHNLLMVGPPGSGKTMLARRLPSILPALSFPESLETTKIHSIVGLLPRQNALVAVRPFRSPHHTVSDAGLIGGGTLPRPGEVSLAHNGVLFLDELPEFKKNVLEMLRQPLEDGQVTISRAVQSLTYPASFMLVAAMNPCPCGFLGDSQHACSCTPPLLQRYRTRLSGPLLDRIDLHVEVPRVPHRDLADPRDGEPSERIRARVEAARAIQSERLAPFGLHANARMASRHIRKFCPLDAAGQKLLEVVTDRLGLSARTYTRILKVARTIADLAGSEAIQQAHLAEAIQYRSLDRRVQ
- a CDS encoding MinD/ParA family protein, producing the protein MNVPIEHQDQAQTLRSRRGRPADGSQERQEKKRFTRVFSVTSGKGGVGKTAIVSNLAMVLAKKGKKVLVIDADLGLANIDVIFGLAPRYNLNNFFNGEQSLRGIIADGPRGIKILPAGSGIQRFTHLDAGMKMHFLEELGTLHGEFDVVLIDTESGISENVTYFNAAAQDILVVTTPDPTAITDAYTLMKLLSTRYDQKQFYLVVNFAGSSEEGLEVFQKLTMVSHRYLDISIDFLGCITADKRMPEALRRQKTVVELYPGGRSSLAIESLANSLDSAPLRQQPKGTLQFFWKQFLGADGDLQTSGK
- the trxB gene encoding thioredoxin-disulfide reductase — protein: MPEKVYDVLIIGGGPAGLTAGLYTSRAKLDTLLVERMIMGGQVMTTTKVENYPGFPGGIDGPDLMVRFQEHCQEFGLQVEYGEVENLIDHGAEKVVVVDGREVRARCVIVTTGAEPRKLGIPGEQELTGRGVSYCATCDGAFFRGVPVAIVGGGDTAAEEALFLTRFASKVFLIHRRDQLRATKVLQDRLAANEKIEILWNTLVERVEGDASGLKAAEIKNLVSGERCPLPLEGLFVAVGVTPKAHFLADVLTLDADGYILTDAECRTSIPGVFAAGDVRKKILKQIATAVGDGAVAAIMAEKYLEDLEG
- a CDS encoding FHIPEP family type III secretion protein — protein: MVGKYQNQREPGFGLQRNHQKNAIELIGRQEAQNLLDNVSKGYPMRVKELMSLGTILRELQNLLREHVSIRDIRTILETLAGWAPATRDPELLIEFVRLRAGMQKFSGGRSPELLCTPTI
- a CDS encoding cation diffusion facilitator family transporter; the protein is MTEGNHLDRSITRGFRFAIVLTAVTLVAEVAGGFWTNSLALLSDAAHVFMDLFALVLSLSAIVLANFPATDRRTYGWHRAEIFASLINGATLLVIAAGILFEAWERFFHPEAVKSKEMFIIATVGLVMNLVAASRLHSHSHDDLNVRSAFLHVIGDAIASVGVIAGGVIMLFTGWYVVDALISAGIALVIAWGSVRILREAGHILLEGVPPHVRLDELVAKLRAVAGVNDIHHLHVWSICSHITALSAHIDILPDYRLRQGEIIGEIEQMLDHDYHITHTTLQGECSRCVTGPVIQQLKHRERRSSLCTHGHGGHDHDHGPDHHHH